From a single Coturnix japonica isolate 7356 chromosome 18, Coturnix japonica 2.1, whole genome shotgun sequence genomic region:
- the NUP85 gene encoding nuclear pore complex protein Nup85 isoform X1 has product MEEPETEPPLTVVPGADPARAQLCFEWGPAEMLLCETLFGRGGSAGPGPAGCGAAGGGDGAAGPSRVFVVRRDQDIYMETLRKLFNESHGIFVGLQRCEEERAARARNAQLVQVSKNYRSVIRACMEDMHQAAISARDSALHNQYSIQVSILSAMELIWNLCEILFVEAAPAGPLLLRLLDWVQLHICDVDNMVREVLSSENPSKHKLFWNVVDIFVLQGRMDEARHLLSKEATANPASMNMYKILDDLMKKMPVPSPGNTQTLTEMELKWQHWHEECQRYLQDGTFASNPHMESICKILLGDENAILERKELMTTWYHFMVTRLLYSHPTVKPMELRFYAQSSMDMFLGEESSPEPLDTILMAAFEFELHQVIKECSVALSNWWFVAHLTDLLDHCKLLQSHNLYFGSNMREFLILEYASGLFSHHSLWQLGVDYFDHCPEYGRVYLELHIERIPLNTEQKALKVLRICEQRQMHEQVRSICKIMAMKALRNNRLGSALSWSIRAKDAAFATLISDRFLKDYCERGCFSDLDLIDNLGPSMLLSDRLTFLGKYREFHRLYGEKRFSEAARLLLMLMTAHIAPCSFWMTLLTDALPLLEQKEVIFSAEQTYELMRCLEDLTAGKLDKQKFQDDDVETMKVEMLRLALARNLARVIVKEGTLEGS; this is encoded by the exons ATGGAGGAGCCCGAGACGGAGCCGCCGCTGACG GTGGTGCCGGGCGCCGACCCGGCCCGAGCTCAGCTGTGCTTCGAGTGGGGCCCCGCCGAGATGCTGCTGTGCGAGACGCTGTTCGGCCGGGGCGGCagcgcggggccggggccggcgGGATGCGGCGCTGCGGGCGGCGGGGACGGAGCGGCGGGTCCGTCGCGCGTGTTCGTGGTGCGCAGGGATCAGGACATCTACATGGAGACGCTGCGGAAGCTTTTCAACGAGTCCCACGGCATCTTCGTGGGGCTGCAGCGCTGCGAGGAGGAGCGGGCTGCCAGGGCGAGGAACGCGCA ATTAGTCCAAGTGAGTAAAAACTACCGCTCGGTCATAAGAGCCTGCATGGAGGACATGCACCAGGCTGCCA TTTCAGCCCGGGACTCTGCCCTGCACAACCAGTACAGCATTCAG GTTTCTATTCTCTCTGCCATGGAGCTGATCTGGAATCTGTGTGAGATTCTGTTTGTTGAAGCAGCGCCAG CTGGTCCTCTCCTGCTTCGTCTCCTTGACTGGGTTCAGCTTCACATCTGTGATGTAGACAACATGGTCCGTGAAGTTCTGAGCAGCGAAAATCCATCAAAACACAAACTCTTCTGGAACGTG GTGGATATCTTCGTACTGCAAGGCCGAATGGATGAAGCACGGCACTTGCTCTCCAAGGAAGCCACTGCAAATCCCGCATCGATGAACATGTACAAAATCCTGGATGACTTGATGAAGAAGATGCCTGTGCCCAGT CCTGGTAACACCCAAACGCTGACTGAGATGGAGCTGAAATGGCAGCACTGGCACGAAGAATGTCAGCGTTATCTACAGGATGGAACCTTTGCTTCCAATCCCCACATGGAATCCATCTGCAAG aTTCTGCTGGGAGATGAGAATGCCATACTAGAAAGAAAGGAACTCATGACTACTTGGTACCACTTTATGGTTACTCGACTCCTGTATTCGCATCCAACTGTGAAGCCAATGGAACTGCGGTTCTACGCACAG TCTAGTATGGACATGTTCctgggagaagaaagcagcCCTGAGCCTCTAGACACAATTTTAATGGCAGCCTTTGAATTTGAGCTTCACCAAGTGATCAAGGAGTGCAG CGTTGCTTTGAGCAACTGGTGGTTTGTGGCTCATCTGACTGACCTTCTGGATCACTGTAAGCTCCTGCAATCTCACAATCTCTA TTTTGGTTCAAACATGCGTGAGTTTCTTATACTAGAATACGCCTCAGGACTCTTCTCCCATCACAG TCTGTGGCAGCTGGGGGTCGATTACTTTGACCACTGTCCAGAATATGGCAGGGTCTATTTGGAACTTCATATTGAGCGGATACCCCTTAACACAGAACAGAAGGCCCTCAAAGTGCTGAGGATCTGTGAGCAGAGACAGATGCATGAACAAG TCCGAAGCATCTGCAAAATCATGGCCATGAAAGCTCTGCGCAATAATCGCTTGGGCTCTGCCCTGTCTTGGAGCATCAGAGCCAAGGATGCAGCTTTTGCTACACTAATATCAGATAG ATTCCTTAAGGACTATTGTGAAAGGGGATGCTTTTCTGACTTAGACCTCATTGATAATTTGGGACCATCCATGCTGCTTAGTGACCGGCTGACATTTCTTG GGAAGTACCGTGAATTCCACCGTCTGTATGGGGAGAAGCGGTTTTCCGAAGCTGCCAGGCTACTTCTGATGCTGATGACTGCTCATATTGCCCCCTGCTCCTTCTGGATGACCCTGCTGACCGATGCCCTTcccctgctggagcagaaagAG gTCATATTTTCAGCAGAGCAGACTTACGAATTGATGCGATGCCTGGAAGATCTGACAGCAGGGAAGCTGGATAAGCAGAAATTCCAG GATGATGATGTTGAGACCATGAAAGTGGAAATGCTGAGACTTGCCCTTGCACGAAATCTTGCACGAGTCATTGTCAAAGAAGGAACATTGGAAGGATCTTGA
- the NUP85 gene encoding nuclear pore complex protein Nup85 isoform X2 gives MEEPETEPPLTVVPGADPARAQLCFEWGPAEMLLCETLFGRGGSAGPGPAGCGAAGGGDGAAGPSRVFVVRRDQDIYMETLRKLFNESHGIFVGLQRCEEERAARARNAQLVQVSKNYRSVIRACMEDMHQAAISARDSALHNQYSIQVSILSAMELIWNLCEILFVEAAPAGPLLLRLLDWVQLHICDVDNMVREVLSSENPSKHKLFWNVVDIFVLQGRMDEARHLLSKEATANPASMNMYKILDDLMKKMPVPSPGNTQTLTEMELKWQHWHEECQRYLQDGTFASNPHMESICKILLGDENAILERKELMTTWYHFMVTRLLYSHPTVKPMELRFYAQSSMDMFLGEESSPEPLDTILMAAFEFELHQVIKECSVALSNWWFVAHLTDLLDHCKLLQSHNLYFGSNMREFLILEYASGLFSHHSLWQLGVDYFDHCPEYGRVYLELHIERIPLNTEQKALKVLRICEQRQMHEQVRSICKIMAMKALRNNRLGSALSWSIRAKDAAFATLISDRFLKDYCERGCFSDLDLIDNLGPSMLLSDRLTFLGKYREFHRLYGEKRFSEAARLLLMLMTAHIAPCSFWMTLLTDALPLLEQKEKAAACPGPAVMAFVPSGRLTLSPTMVSSVDLLKVHSIPSSRGSEKILNGMGPVT, from the exons ATGGAGGAGCCCGAGACGGAGCCGCCGCTGACG GTGGTGCCGGGCGCCGACCCGGCCCGAGCTCAGCTGTGCTTCGAGTGGGGCCCCGCCGAGATGCTGCTGTGCGAGACGCTGTTCGGCCGGGGCGGCagcgcggggccggggccggcgGGATGCGGCGCTGCGGGCGGCGGGGACGGAGCGGCGGGTCCGTCGCGCGTGTTCGTGGTGCGCAGGGATCAGGACATCTACATGGAGACGCTGCGGAAGCTTTTCAACGAGTCCCACGGCATCTTCGTGGGGCTGCAGCGCTGCGAGGAGGAGCGGGCTGCCAGGGCGAGGAACGCGCA ATTAGTCCAAGTGAGTAAAAACTACCGCTCGGTCATAAGAGCCTGCATGGAGGACATGCACCAGGCTGCCA TTTCAGCCCGGGACTCTGCCCTGCACAACCAGTACAGCATTCAG GTTTCTATTCTCTCTGCCATGGAGCTGATCTGGAATCTGTGTGAGATTCTGTTTGTTGAAGCAGCGCCAG CTGGTCCTCTCCTGCTTCGTCTCCTTGACTGGGTTCAGCTTCACATCTGTGATGTAGACAACATGGTCCGTGAAGTTCTGAGCAGCGAAAATCCATCAAAACACAAACTCTTCTGGAACGTG GTGGATATCTTCGTACTGCAAGGCCGAATGGATGAAGCACGGCACTTGCTCTCCAAGGAAGCCACTGCAAATCCCGCATCGATGAACATGTACAAAATCCTGGATGACTTGATGAAGAAGATGCCTGTGCCCAGT CCTGGTAACACCCAAACGCTGACTGAGATGGAGCTGAAATGGCAGCACTGGCACGAAGAATGTCAGCGTTATCTACAGGATGGAACCTTTGCTTCCAATCCCCACATGGAATCCATCTGCAAG aTTCTGCTGGGAGATGAGAATGCCATACTAGAAAGAAAGGAACTCATGACTACTTGGTACCACTTTATGGTTACTCGACTCCTGTATTCGCATCCAACTGTGAAGCCAATGGAACTGCGGTTCTACGCACAG TCTAGTATGGACATGTTCctgggagaagaaagcagcCCTGAGCCTCTAGACACAATTTTAATGGCAGCCTTTGAATTTGAGCTTCACCAAGTGATCAAGGAGTGCAG CGTTGCTTTGAGCAACTGGTGGTTTGTGGCTCATCTGACTGACCTTCTGGATCACTGTAAGCTCCTGCAATCTCACAATCTCTA TTTTGGTTCAAACATGCGTGAGTTTCTTATACTAGAATACGCCTCAGGACTCTTCTCCCATCACAG TCTGTGGCAGCTGGGGGTCGATTACTTTGACCACTGTCCAGAATATGGCAGGGTCTATTTGGAACTTCATATTGAGCGGATACCCCTTAACACAGAACAGAAGGCCCTCAAAGTGCTGAGGATCTGTGAGCAGAGACAGATGCATGAACAAG TCCGAAGCATCTGCAAAATCATGGCCATGAAAGCTCTGCGCAATAATCGCTTGGGCTCTGCCCTGTCTTGGAGCATCAGAGCCAAGGATGCAGCTTTTGCTACACTAATATCAGATAG ATTCCTTAAGGACTATTGTGAAAGGGGATGCTTTTCTGACTTAGACCTCATTGATAATTTGGGACCATCCATGCTGCTTAGTGACCGGCTGACATTTCTTG GGAAGTACCGTGAATTCCACCGTCTGTATGGGGAGAAGCGGTTTTCCGAAGCTGCCAGGCTACTTCTGATGCTGATGACTGCTCATATTGCCCCCTGCTCCTTCTGGATGACCCTGCTGACCGATGCCCTTcccctgctggagcagaaagAG aaagcagcagcctgtccaggtcctgCTGTAATGGCCTTCGTACCCTCAGGCAGACTGACACTTTCTCCCACCATGGTGTCATCTGTGGACttactgaaggtgcactcaatcccctcatccagagGATCAGAAAAGATATTAAACGGGATGGGCCCTGTAACATGA
- the NUP85 gene encoding nuclear pore complex protein Nup85 isoform X3, whose protein sequence is MEEPETEPPLTVVPGADPARAQLCFEWGPAEMLLCETLFGRGGSAGPGPAGCGAAGGGDGAAGPSRVFVVRRDQDIYMETLRKLFNESHGIFVGLQRCEEERAARARNAQLVQVSKNYRSVIRACMEDMHQAAISARDSALHNQYSIQVSILSAMELIWNLCEILFVEAAPAGPLLLRLLDWVQLHICDVDNMVREVLSSENPSKHKLFWNVVDIFVLQGRMDEARHLLSKEATANPASMNMYKILDDLMKKMPVPSPGNTQTLTEMELKWQHWHEECQRYLQDGTFASNPHMESICKILLGDENAILERKELMTTWYHFMVTRLLYSHPTVKPMELRFYAQSSMDMFLGEESSPEPLDTILMAAFEFELHQVIKECSVALSNWWFVAHLTDLLDHCKLLQSHNLYFGSNMREFLILEYASGLFSHHSLWQLGVDYFDHCPEYGRVYLELHIERIPLNTEQKALKVLRICEQRQMHEQVRSICKIMAMKALRNNRLGSALSWSIRAKDAAFATLISDRFLKDYCERGCFSDLDLIDNLGPSMLLSDRLTFLGKYREFHRLYGEKRFSEAARLLLMLMTAHIAPCSFWMTLLTDALPLLEQKEAD, encoded by the exons ATGGAGGAGCCCGAGACGGAGCCGCCGCTGACG GTGGTGCCGGGCGCCGACCCGGCCCGAGCTCAGCTGTGCTTCGAGTGGGGCCCCGCCGAGATGCTGCTGTGCGAGACGCTGTTCGGCCGGGGCGGCagcgcggggccggggccggcgGGATGCGGCGCTGCGGGCGGCGGGGACGGAGCGGCGGGTCCGTCGCGCGTGTTCGTGGTGCGCAGGGATCAGGACATCTACATGGAGACGCTGCGGAAGCTTTTCAACGAGTCCCACGGCATCTTCGTGGGGCTGCAGCGCTGCGAGGAGGAGCGGGCTGCCAGGGCGAGGAACGCGCA ATTAGTCCAAGTGAGTAAAAACTACCGCTCGGTCATAAGAGCCTGCATGGAGGACATGCACCAGGCTGCCA TTTCAGCCCGGGACTCTGCCCTGCACAACCAGTACAGCATTCAG GTTTCTATTCTCTCTGCCATGGAGCTGATCTGGAATCTGTGTGAGATTCTGTTTGTTGAAGCAGCGCCAG CTGGTCCTCTCCTGCTTCGTCTCCTTGACTGGGTTCAGCTTCACATCTGTGATGTAGACAACATGGTCCGTGAAGTTCTGAGCAGCGAAAATCCATCAAAACACAAACTCTTCTGGAACGTG GTGGATATCTTCGTACTGCAAGGCCGAATGGATGAAGCACGGCACTTGCTCTCCAAGGAAGCCACTGCAAATCCCGCATCGATGAACATGTACAAAATCCTGGATGACTTGATGAAGAAGATGCCTGTGCCCAGT CCTGGTAACACCCAAACGCTGACTGAGATGGAGCTGAAATGGCAGCACTGGCACGAAGAATGTCAGCGTTATCTACAGGATGGAACCTTTGCTTCCAATCCCCACATGGAATCCATCTGCAAG aTTCTGCTGGGAGATGAGAATGCCATACTAGAAAGAAAGGAACTCATGACTACTTGGTACCACTTTATGGTTACTCGACTCCTGTATTCGCATCCAACTGTGAAGCCAATGGAACTGCGGTTCTACGCACAG TCTAGTATGGACATGTTCctgggagaagaaagcagcCCTGAGCCTCTAGACACAATTTTAATGGCAGCCTTTGAATTTGAGCTTCACCAAGTGATCAAGGAGTGCAG CGTTGCTTTGAGCAACTGGTGGTTTGTGGCTCATCTGACTGACCTTCTGGATCACTGTAAGCTCCTGCAATCTCACAATCTCTA TTTTGGTTCAAACATGCGTGAGTTTCTTATACTAGAATACGCCTCAGGACTCTTCTCCCATCACAG TCTGTGGCAGCTGGGGGTCGATTACTTTGACCACTGTCCAGAATATGGCAGGGTCTATTTGGAACTTCATATTGAGCGGATACCCCTTAACACAGAACAGAAGGCCCTCAAAGTGCTGAGGATCTGTGAGCAGAGACAGATGCATGAACAAG TCCGAAGCATCTGCAAAATCATGGCCATGAAAGCTCTGCGCAATAATCGCTTGGGCTCTGCCCTGTCTTGGAGCATCAGAGCCAAGGATGCAGCTTTTGCTACACTAATATCAGATAG ATTCCTTAAGGACTATTGTGAAAGGGGATGCTTTTCTGACTTAGACCTCATTGATAATTTGGGACCATCCATGCTGCTTAGTGACCGGCTGACATTTCTTG GGAAGTACCGTGAATTCCACCGTCTGTATGGGGAGAAGCGGTTTTCCGAAGCTGCCAGGCTACTTCTGATGCTGATGACTGCTCATATTGCCCCCTGCTCCTTCTGGATGACCCTGCTGACCGATGCCCTTcccctgctggagcagaaagAG GCAGACTGA
- the GGA3 gene encoding ADP-ribosylation factor-binding protein GGA3 isoform X3 produces MFDPEIPVEKILIPSPPPRPKNPVFDDEEKSKLLAKLLKSKNPDDLQEANKLIKSMVKEDEARIQKVTKRMHTLEEVNNNVKLLNEMLVHYSKEDSSEADRELMKELCERCETKRRTLFKLASETEDNDSSLGDILQASDNLSRVINSYKKTIEGQVINGEVDLRVSSGVEGSDSTNNLNTLIDLSGLDVTSTPTPPVPPTTVTPAPTAAPVPAEIPILPPPPQTFSQLRSSSLSQVEAAPTQQSSTTNSLSLLDEELLCLGLNDPAPAAGKEASENNQWSMFENEQLDLDFFNPKMVTAACNPSGSPLLHHTSQTTCGTSVTLPSAFTASQSAPSMPAPNSMPFVFSAGLGAPVEPSKTVPAASGYLSSSAGSSMPHKMDTLGHLLEEAKGSATQGMATPSVLPGVTLPAPVTSSPLMIPAVTAPGAPPNPFPNSCTAVSGSSLFHSASFQQQGSPMKAPEISLANVHVPLESIKPSSALPVTAYDKNGFRILLHFAKECPPGRSDVLVVVVSMLNTAPLPVKNIVLQAAVPKSMKVKLQPPSGTELSPFNPIQPPAAITQIMLLANPTKEKVRLRYRLTFTLGDQLATEIGEVDQFPPVELWGNL; encoded by the exons GATGAGGCTCGGATTCAAAAAGTGACAAAACGTATGCACACACTGGAGGAAGTAAATAACAATGTGAAACTGCTGAATGAGATGTTGGTTCATTATAGCAAAGAGGACTCATCAGAGGCTGATAGAGAGCTCATGAAG GAGCTCTGTGAAAGGTGTGAAACCAAAAGACGGACATTATTCAAACTAGCCAGTGAGACGGAGGATAATGACAGCAGCTTGG GAGATATTCTGCAGGCCAGTGACAATTTATCCCGTGTGATAAATTCCTATAAAAAAACAATAGAGGGGCAAGTGATCAATGGTGAAGTGGATCTCCGAGTGAGCTCAGGAGTGGAAG GGAGTGACTCCACAAATAACCTTAACACCCTCATTGACCTTTCTGGACTGGATGTCACCAGCACCCCAACACCTCCAGTTCCACCCACCACCGTGACgccagctcccacagcagccccagttCCAGCAGAAATCCCCATTCTCCCACCTCCTCCACAGACATTTTCACAATTGCGGAGCAGTTCCTTGAGCCAAGTGGAAGCTGCACCcactcagcagagcagcacaactAATTCTCTTTCCTTGCTGGATGAGGAGCTTCTGTGTTTAG gctTGAATGACCCAgcccctgcagcagggaaggaggcaTCAGAAAACAACCAGTGGAGCATGTTTGAG AATGAGCAGCTGGACCTGGATTTCTTCAATCCAAAGATGGTGACTGCTGCTTGCAACCCTTCAGGGAGCCCTCTTCTCCATCACACATCGCAGACCACATGTGGAACATCAGTGACACTGCCTTCTGCTTTCACAGCCTCTCAGTCTGCTCCCAGCATGCCTGCACCAAACTCCATGCCATTTGTGTTctctgctgggctgggtgcccctGTGGAGCCTTCCAAGACAGTTCCAGCTGCTTCTGGGTACTTAAGCTCATCTGCGGGGAGCAGTATGCCTCATAAGATGGATACACTGGGACACCTGCTTGAGGAAGCTAAAGG gtCTGCCACCCAAGGCATGGCAACACCCTCAGTGTTACCTGGGGTTACTTTGCCAGCCCCTGTCACATCTTCTCCATTAATGATACCTGCAGTCACTGCCCCAGGAGcacccccaaatcctttcccaaacagctgcactgctgtctCAGGGAGCTCTCTCTTCCATTCAGCATCATTCCAGCAGCAAGGCAGTCCTATGAAGGCACCTGAAATTTCTTTGGCCAATGTCCATGTTCCCTTGGAATCTATTAAACCTA GCAGTGCCCTCCCGGTGACAGCCTATGACAAGAATGGCTTCCGCATCCTCTTGCACTTTGCCAAGGAGTGCCCACCAGGAAGGTCGGACGTACTGGTTGTGGTAGTCTCGATGCTGAACACAGCACCCCTTCCTGTGAAGAACattgtgctgcaggctgctgtacCTAAG tccATGAAAGTGAAGCTGCAGCCACCctctggcacagagctgtcTCCATTCAATCCCATCCAGCCACCTGCTGCCATCACCCAAATCATGCTTTTGGCAAATCCTACAAAG gaaaaggTGAGGCTGAGATACAGACTGACCTTCACGCTGGGAGACCAGCTTGCCACAGAGATTGGTGAAGTGGATCAGTTCCCCCCAGTAGAGCTGTGGGGGAATCTATGA